The segment TCATTCAGCCAAAATTCAAATGTCCTAAAATCTTGAAAATCATCCATTGAGAAAAAGTATTCATCTACTTTGTTTCTCTTTTCTTTTTGCTCTAAGAATTTTTAAGATAACTATATATGGAAAAATTTGATATCTTCTGCTATCTAATAGCTTATGAAGATTGACTTCGAATTCATTAGCTCAATTCTCAAAGAAAGAAAGAGAGTTTCATTTGAAGACTCTTCTTTGATTCAAGCGGCTGTCCTATTGCCTGTATTTATTAAAAAAGAGACGCCTAATATACTGTTTACAAAAAGAACTGATAAAGTTGAGCATCATAAAGGAGAAATATCTTTTCCCGGGGGAATGAAAAGTGATGAAGATAAAGATTTGATAGAAACTGCATTAAGAGAAACTTCAGAAGAGATTGGAGTCGAAGCAGAAAAAATCAAAATACTTGGGTCTCTCGATGATATGCCCACTGTAACGGGTTTCAAGATTACTCCTTTTGTTGGAGTCCTTTCCCTTCCTTTGAAAATGAAAATAAATGAGGAAGAAATCGAACGGATAATAGAGGTTCCTCTTCCTTTGCTTATGCAAGATGCGATGTGGTCTGAAACATTGAGAGAATACAGAGGCGATATGCTCAAAACCTATTTTTTTAATTATAACGGAGATATTATTTGGGGTGCAACGGCAGGCATATTAAAGAACTTCATAGATATTCTTAAAGAACATTCTTCGCGGATTGAAAGAGAATAATGGGTTTTAATTGCGGAATTGTTGGGCTTCCTAATGCGGGTAAATCTACTATCTTCAACGCCTTGACAAAGGCAGGTGCGCAGACGGCAAGCTATCCTTTTTGCACGATTGAACCAAATACAGGCATTGCAAAGGTGCCAGATGAGCGGCTTGATAAAATTGCAGAAATTGTAAAACCTGACAAGGTAGTGCCTGCCACTTTACAATTTACAGATATTGCAGGACTTGTAAAAGGTGCAAGCAAAGGAGAGGGGCTTGGCAATCAGTTTCTTTCTCATATTAGGAATGTTGATGCAGTTATGCATATTCTTAGAGCATTTAATGATGAGAATATCACTCATTCCTATAACGAGATAAATCCACTGAAAGATGCAGAAATAGTAAATACAGAGCTCTTGCTTGCAGACCTTCAAACAGTTGAAAAACGCCTTGATAAAGCTAAAACATCGGCAAAATCAGGGGATAAGAGATTGCGACAACTTGTGGAAGACCTTGAAAAAATAAAGATGGAAATTGAAAGAGGAGTGTCTGCACGAAATATTCCTGAAGTATCTAAAATTCCCGACCTTTTCCTTTTGACGAGAAAACCGGTGCTATATGTGATCAATATTGATGAAACAGATACAGAAAGAAATAAAAATCTCGAAAATCTTATTTCGGAAATCCAGTTAAAAGAGAAATCCCAGGCAATAACAATCTGTGGCAAATTGGAAGAAGAAGCGTTAGAGCTTGAGGAAGATGAAAGAAAGGAGTTTTTAAAGGAAATGGGAATAAATGAATCTGCCTTGGAGAAAATTATAAAAAGCGGTTATTCTCTGCTTGATTTGATAACTTTTTTTACAACAAGAAGCAAAGAAGTGCGGGCATGGACTATAAAAAGAGGCGCTACTGCCTATGATGCGGCAGGGAAGATCCATACCGATTTTCAAAGAGGTTTTATTAAGGCAGAAATTTATCCCTATGAAGACCTCATCAAATTGGGCAGTGAACATCTTGTTAGGGAAAAAGGATTGATGAAGCTTGAGGGCAAAGAATATGTTGTGAAAGACGGCGACATCATTCATTTTAAATTCAATGTATAAAAGGATTCAGAATAGATGAAGGATGATGAAATAATTGAAAAAATATGCAAACCCTTTTGTTCCTTTTACAAGGAAGGAAAAGAGGAGATGCTCTGCAAAGGGGCTGAAATTTTAAAAGAAATTTTAAGTAAATTGCCTCAAAAGCGCTTTCACAACTATTTTAAAGGTGATGTATTATGTCCAAAAATTATTTATCAAAATGGTGAAATGCTGGAAAGAATATGCCGTCAATGTAATTTTTATATAAGCGGATGTGATTTTACAGACCCTGACTTCAAAGGTTATTCTCCTCCCTGCGGAGGATATATTGCTATAGTTTGCTTGATTAGGGAAGAGAAAATTTTTCTCAGGGAATTGCTTAATCCATAATCAGAGTAATAAAGATAAGATGTCTTACTGCTTATGGCAATGCCTCAAATTCTGCCAGAGTTTTGCAATTTAGAGCAGGATTACTCTTTTTTTCCTTTTCGATTGTTGAAGATTCACCTCCATAATCGTGACCGGGATAAACTTCAATATTGTCAGGCAGTGTTTTAATCTTTTTTTCAAGACTTTCATAAAGCTGCTTCGAATTGCCCCCAGAAAGGTCTGTTCTTCCACAATCGCCTACGAAAAGAGTATCACCAGTTATAAGTTTTTCGTTATTTATAAGAAGACATATACCGCCGGGAGTATGTCCCGGTGTGTGGATGATTCTTACGATTACAGTGCCAAGGCGCATATGGTCACCTTCTTCAACTTCAATATCAACAGGTATGTTCTTATTTTTCAATACATTGCTTTCAAGCCGATGGACAACAGTTTTTGCATTTGTTTGAGCTTTTAATTCTCTAATTCCTCCTATATGGTCAAAATGAGTGTGCGTTGCATAGATATATTCAAGTTTAAAATTGTTGTCTTTTAAAATATTTATCACTTTAGTAATGTCGGAAGGAGGGTCCACTACTGCGCTCATTCTTGTGTCTTTACATCCGAAAATGTATGTAAAATTTCCCATTGTCCCTGTATGTATCTGTTTGAAAAACATTCCTTATCTCCTTTGACATTGCAGTTTTTTTATAAAATTTCTTGCCATTCGGTCACATTCTTCATTTTCTTTATGTCCGCTATGCCCTTTAAGCCAGTGCCATTTGATACGATGAGGTTTTGAGATTTCAAGCAATTCTTTCCACAAGTCCTTATTTTTTACCTCCTTTTTCTGGGCATTTTTCCAGCCGTTCTTTAACCATCCATTAATCCATTTTGTTATCCCCAACACAAGATATTGGGAATCGGTAAATATTTCTAATTCTGAAGGTGCGGGGATTTCCTTAATTGCTTTTATAGCCGCTGTTAGTTCCATTCGGTTGTTTGTAGTTTCCATTTTGCCGCCAGAAATTTTTTTAATTTTTTCCCCATCTTCAATTATAATTCCGTATCCGCCAATGCCCGGATTTCCACTGCATGCTCCATCGCAATAAATTCTATATTTTTTCATAATTGATTATCCATTTTATTTTTTAGTATATTTTAAATTGCTTTGGAAAGTTTCTTTTAATACTTTTTTGAAAATAATGAATAGGAGTTTTAAGATATGTCTCAACTTTTTTCAAAGTGTAATATTGCAAATCTTGAAGTAAAAAACAGATTCGTTCGTTCAGCAACAGAAGAATACATTGCGTCTGAAGATGGAAGTGTGTCTCAAGATAAGATGTCTATATTTGAGAAACTGGCGGCTGGCGGAAGCGGTTTGATTATTCTGGGGCACTCTTTTATTGATATGCAGGGCAGATGCCATATCCGCCAGAAAGGTATTCATGATGACAGAATGATTGAAAGTTTTATCCGTATTAAAGAAAAAATAAAGGCAGTTGATTCAAATATCAACATTGCAGTCCAAATTAATCATGGAGGAAGACAATCTGATCCTTCAATTACATCCCCCATAGCACCTTCGGCAATCAGGCCTCGTGGTATGCGGGTAAAACCGAGGGAAATGACAAAGGAGGAAATAAAAGATGTTATAAGGAAATTCGCTGATGCCGCTGTAAGGGCAGAAGAAGCAGGAGTTGACGCTGTGCAAATCCATTCGGCTCATGGATATTTGTTGAGTCAGTTTTTATCTCCTTATACGAATAGAAGGAATGATGAATGGGGTGGAGATAGAAAAGGAAGACTCAGGATCGTAAAAGAAATCATAGAAAAGATTAAGGAAAAGGTATCGGCTGGATTTCCTCTGTTTATAAAAATCAATATTGCAGATTTTGTAGAGGGAGGCCTTACGCCTGAGGAAGGAATAGAAAATGCCATTGAAATTGGAGAGGAGGGTATAGCTGCGATTGAACCAAGCTGTGCAATTGCAGAAACAAAAACACAGTTAGGTGCGGCAAGACCGGGTATTATTAAAGAAGAGATGGAAGCATATTTTTCAGACTTTGCGAAAAAGATTAAAAAAAATTCATCTGCAAAAGTTTTTCTTGTAGGGGGAGTGCGTTCAAGAAAAATAATGGAAAAAACAATTGATGATGGGATAGCTGATTTGATTTCTATGAGCCGCCCTTTGATCAGAGAACCGGATTTGCCGTTGAAGATTTACAATGGGAAAGAGAAAGCGGACTGCATATCCTGTAATCGGTGTTTTCATCCAGAAGAAGGCGAAGTGAGATGCAGGGTAATTGAGAATAATTGACTTCGTAAGGAAATATTTATGGAAAAAGAAAGAAAAAAGATAAAATGCCCAAATTGTGATGGCAGAGGCTACCTTGAGAAGGTATCTGAAGTATCTTCTGAATCATGGTCAGAAACTGACAGAGAAAGCGTGCCTATGGAAAGGGAAATATGTGATAAATGTGATGGCACCGGATTCATTGGTGAAGATGAAATTTAATTTTTCTTTTTTTCCGTAAAATTTGAGACAAATAGGGGCATATGCGATAACTACTCTACTGCTTCATTGCAGAAAGGTTCAAAAAGTTTCTTTCTTAAATCATGAAGACTTTCTGCATCTGCAGGGAAGGAAGCCGAATTTATCGAGATTTCCAGTAATTCACCATCTTCCGTCCTGATTTTAGAGAGTGTATCATTTATTTTTTTTGTTAATGTTGTCATTTTATCTTTGTCTGTTTCAGGAAGAATGCTTGTGTAAATCTGATTGGAATATCTAAAGAGAGAATTGCCCTCCGATAAAAAATTTCTTAATGACCTTGTAACATCACAGATTAATTCATTGCCTTTACCAAAACCATATTTTTTATCTATTTCAGCAAGGTTTTTGACTGCCACAACAAGTACTGAAAAAGGTGCAGATGAAATCTGTGACCTGCGAAATTCCATAGCGAGGCAGTCTTCAAAATGGTTTTTTGTTCCAAGAGAAAGAAGGTTTTCTCTTATCGATTGTTCTTTCAATGCATCAGTTTTCTTTTTTTCTTCTTCTATTTGCTTTCTCAATTTTTTGATATGTGTCTGATTATTTATTAGATAAACAATGAAAAGAAGTATTAATAGCGTAAAGGCATAAAAGTATTTGTTTTCTATAGGCTCTCCAAAAAGAGATGTATATTGCAGAGTAAGAAGAAAAAGAAATGCCGCTATGAGAAGAAAAAGAAGAAGTGTCAAGAACCAAAGTTGTTTATCCCGACTTTCTAAATAATCTATATTTTTTTCTTTTTTCATAAGGAATGTTTAATAGAAACTTTGTGATACACTCTATTATAAATTCCCTTATACAGAAATTCAACAAACTATTAAGAAAGAGCAATATTTAGTAATATCGGCAAAGTTGGAGTTAGAAAAATCAGTTTTTTCTTTCGGCTTGTTTTTTTTCTTGAATAGCTTTTAAAACCTTTTCAGGAGTAATCGGTAATTCGGAAATAGGCCAGCCAATAGCATTGCTGACTGCATTTGCTATTGCCTGTGTTGTACATTGAATAGGGCCCTGACCTACTTCTTTAGCGCCAAAAGGGCCATAAGGGTCATTGCTTTCCACGATTATTCGTTCAACTTCAGGCATATCGAATGCACGGGGAGTCTTATAATCGAGAAAGGAAGGATTGAGGACTTGGCCATCTTCCATTAAACATTCTTCATACAAAGCCTG is part of the Candidatus Schekmanbacteria bacterium genome and harbors:
- a CDS encoding CoA pyrophosphatase; the protein is MKIDFEFISSILKERKRVSFEDSSLIQAAVLLPVFIKKETPNILFTKRTDKVEHHKGEISFPGGMKSDEDKDLIETALRETSEEIGVEAEKIKILGSLDDMPTVTGFKITPFVGVLSLPLKMKINEEEIERIIEVPLPLLMQDAMWSETLREYRGDMLKTYFFNYNGDIIWGATAGILKNFIDILKEHSSRIERE
- a CDS encoding ribonuclease HI, whose product is MKKYRIYCDGACSGNPGIGGYGIIIEDGEKIKKISGGKMETTNNRMELTAAIKAIKEIPAPSELEIFTDSQYLVLGITKWINGWLKNGWKNAQKKEVKNKDLWKELLEISKPHRIKWHWLKGHSGHKENEECDRMARNFIKKLQCQRR
- a CDS encoding MBL fold metallo-hydrolase — protein: MFFKQIHTGTMGNFTYIFGCKDTRMSAVVDPPSDITKVINILKDNNFKLEYIYATHTHFDHIGGIRELKAQTNAKTVVHRLESNVLKNKNIPVDIEVEEGDHMRLGTVIVRIIHTPGHTPGGICLLINNEKLITGDTLFVGDCGRTDLSGGNSKQLYESLEKKIKTLPDNIEVYPGHDYGGESSTIEKEKKSNPALNCKTLAEFEALP
- a CDS encoding NADH:flavin oxidoreductase — its product is MSQLFSKCNIANLEVKNRFVRSATEEYIASEDGSVSQDKMSIFEKLAAGGSGLIILGHSFIDMQGRCHIRQKGIHDDRMIESFIRIKEKIKAVDSNINIAVQINHGGRQSDPSITSPIAPSAIRPRGMRVKPREMTKEEIKDVIRKFADAAVRAEEAGVDAVQIHSAHGYLLSQFLSPYTNRRNDEWGGDRKGRLRIVKEIIEKIKEKVSAGFPLFIKINIADFVEGGLTPEEGIENAIEIGEEGIAAIEPSCAIAETKTQLGAARPGIIKEEMEAYFSDFAKKIKKNSSAKVFLVGGVRSRKIMEKTIDDGIADLISMSRPLIREPDLPLKIYNGKEKADCISCNRCFHPEEGEVRCRVIENN
- the ychF gene encoding redox-regulated ATPase YchF, whose amino-acid sequence is MGFNCGIVGLPNAGKSTIFNALTKAGAQTASYPFCTIEPNTGIAKVPDERLDKIAEIVKPDKVVPATLQFTDIAGLVKGASKGEGLGNQFLSHIRNVDAVMHILRAFNDENITHSYNEINPLKDAEIVNTELLLADLQTVEKRLDKAKTSAKSGDKRLRQLVEDLEKIKMEIERGVSARNIPEVSKIPDLFLLTRKPVLYVINIDETDTERNKNLENLISEIQLKEKSQAITICGKLEEEALELEEDERKEFLKEMGINESALEKIIKSGYSLLDLITFFTTRSKEVRAWTIKRGATAYDAAGKIHTDFQRGFIKAEIYPYEDLIKLGSEHLVREKGLMKLEGKEYVVKDGDIIHFKFNV
- a CDS encoding diguanylate cyclase; the encoded protein is MKKEKNIDYLESRDKQLWFLTLLLFLLIAAFLFLLTLQYTSLFGEPIENKYFYAFTLLILLFIVYLINNQTHIKKLRKQIEEEKKKTDALKEQSIRENLLSLGTKNHFEDCLAMEFRRSQISSAPFSVLVVAVKNLAEIDKKYGFGKGNELICDVTRSLRNFLSEGNSLFRYSNQIYTSILPETDKDKMTTLTKKINDTLSKIRTEDGELLEISINSASFPADAESLHDLRKKLFEPFCNEAVE